The sequence below is a genomic window from Microcebus murinus isolate Inina chromosome 4, M.murinus_Inina_mat1.0, whole genome shotgun sequence.
CCTGGGGTTCTCGAAGCACCGGTTGCAGATGCTCCAGGTCCTTTCTCTGGGACTGAACTTGACACATCCTGCTTTCGGTTCCCAGAACCCAGCCCTCCCGTCCCTCCCCAGGTTCCTGCCCCACTGCCCCTCATCCTAGTTACCAAACTCCAATCCGTGgacaacatttattgagcgcctgTGGGGTGCTCAGCACTGCACTGTACAAGGCACTGGGGCGGGTGGCACAGGGAGGGAGGACGACAGGAGAGTGGCCCACAGCGAGAGGCTGCGGGGAGGGGCGTGGAAGTGGGTGCCGGCTGCCTACCCCGCACCCAGGCTGTATCTGGATCACCTGAAAGCCAGTGTCCGCAATCTCTACCTCCCAACTGTCATGTATGACATGTGGGTTGCTGTCCCTTTGTACTCAACGCCCAAGGGGACAGTCTCTGAAACTGGCCGGGTCCTCTGTCAGGAATGATTCCTTCCTGGGGTGTGGTCCCTTAGAGGCTGGCCTCGCCCAAACCCTCAGCTCCAGGACACCTGGTGACCAGCAGCCTCGGCCCCTGTGCTGTCCCCAGGTTACCTGATGGCTGCAGGAGTGCAAGGCTAGTGACCACCTGTGCTGCTGGGCGTTTGGACTGTCCTCGTCCCTCAGTGGTCACCCTGCTAGCAGCTTCCTGGGCCACGCACGCCCCCTCGTGGTTGGTGGGGGAGCAATTTTCTTTGCTCAGATTTTCTGCCTGGCCTGGGTGCCCCTTGGGGTTGCCCTGGCCTTGAGGGTTAACTTGTCCAGGCTGAGAATAGAGGGTGTAGTTGGAAGCTGGCACCCTGGTTGGCTGGGGTAACCCCTCATGACTTGTGTGATGTCTCAGGAGTCACTTTCCTGAACTTCAGTGGAGCTAACAAGCCATGCCCCGTCCCCCGCAGAGCTTTTGTCAGGGCCATTTAGTGCAGAGGAAAGGGTTTCTGAGCCCCACTCTGCGCTTTGGAAGCTTATCTGCCTGTTGGGGGCATCATCTCCCCTGTCCAACTCCCCTGGGATGTCGGAGCGCCTGGGGGGACTTCTGCTCTCAGGGAGAGACTGGAAGTCGGGTGCTTTCTCCCCGGAACCAGATCTCCAGGGAATAACCTTCCTGGGACTGACTGGCAGAACACCAGGTGAGAGCCCTGCGTGGCGGGGAATAAATCCCTGGAAGGGAGCTGCCCCACTTCCTCCCCTGGTCTGGGCTCTGCTTTGTAGCAAAATCATCCACTTTGACTCCCGGACCACTtccaggagaggggcagggcagcTGTGGTAGCCCCGCCGGACAGGTGAGAGCACTGAGGCCTGCAGCTGAGGGTGCTccagggagcccagggcagggctggccctgAGCCTTTGCcgccatcctgctgcctccctggaTCCTCCTTCAGGGCCTGGAAGCGCCAAACCCATTAGGAGCTGCTTGACATAGCCCTGCCTGGGCTGTGCCCATGGGGAAGGTGCAAAAGGAGCCGGGATGACCAGAGGCTGTCATTAGCCGGATCTGTCCCCAGTTGGGCACACCCACCGCTGCGGCTGGCTAGCCTCTAGCTGGGGGAGAAGAAAGAGGCAAGGGGCCTTGGGCACATAATCCAGGGGTCCCCCAATCCCAATATGATTCCAACCCCTCCGCTGTGGCCGCTCCCCCAGCAGGTGGGCTCATGAGATGAGCAGCAGACAGAGGTGGAGGCAGACACAGGAGAGGGCCTGGCGTGCTGCTGACCAAGGACACCTGGGCTGGGCTGATGGCTCTGAGAGGCCTTCCCAGCAGGCTCAGAGTCTCCTGACCCAAAGGACCCTTCCGGCTACTGCTAGCTACTCCGCGGCTGCCTGGCTTCCCTCAGCCTCTGGCTGCCCTGGCTGAGCAGGGCTTCCCCTGGCCTGGTCCTCGTGGCCCTCAGCAGTTGTCTCAGAcgctcccaccctgcccctgggGCTGGCTTTGACCCCAACGTCCCCGACTTCCAagccccctttctcctcctccctgccccctgcctctgGCTGCCCACTGCCCTCCTCTGGTGCAGTCCCCTGGGTGTCAGGCCACTCTGCCGGGCGGTAGACGAGGTAGCCGGTGGCGGGCAGCCTGTGGGCCAGGGCTCCCGGGGGCAGGCGGTGGTAGCCCTGCTCCTTGTATAGGAAGAGGCCGAAAGTGTCGGGCTGGGTCACTCGGAACTTGGTGGCACAGAGCTGGTTCAGGGTGGCGATCGAGGCCCCTGGGGGAACAGCCAGGGTCTTGGAGGTGCAGCCAGTGCTGGGGTCCTGGTGGGCTACTCGGAGGAGGTGCTGTGCCggagcagagacagagacactcAGCCTGCTATGCTCTGGCTCCAGAGCCAAGGGGCCAGTGCATGCTGTGCAGGGACAAGGGTGCAGGGTGTAGACCAAGCGGTGGAACCAACTGGCAAAAGCTTCGTGAGCTCCAGGGGGTGGGCTTGTGGGTGCTGCAGGTGCAAGGACGGCCCAGCAGGCCTCTCATGAGCCCAAGACGAAGCTGAGATGGAGCTTACTCTGTGCCCTAAGCACTCGTCCTACATTAACGCATTTAATCCTCACGCCAACTCTAGGAGGTAGGTACtattgccccattttacagatgagaaaatcaaggcacGAAGACATTAAGTAACTGGCCCAAGCTCCCACAACCAAGCAGTGGTAGTgccaggactggaacccaggaTCTGGCTACAGAGCGTGGACTCTTAGCCAAGTGTAGCTGGGAAGGTGAAGGGCAGCAGTGGTGCCTGGCTCTGAGGACAACCAGGCAGAGCCCGGATGGGAGGGCAGGGGAGCTCGGCTGCAGCCAGAGCCCGGGGAGgcagagccctggcctggggccAGAGGCCAGGATttggcccttcccctccccatgtCATGTCCCAgcttcctcgtctgtaaaatggggcttcTAAGGTCCCTGTTCTGAGCTCCTGTGACAATTTGCTCCCCTACAGCACTGGGCACAGAAAGGCTGGCTCTGACTTTAGGATGGGGGGCTGCTTCTCTCGCAGGGTGACGCAGGACTAGCCCTTTCCCCTTGCTGGGCCTCACTGGGCAAAGGAGGGGACCGTGCTGCAGGCTGCCAGTGCCCCTCTGGGCCCGGCCAGTCTGGGGAGGGCGCTGCGGAGGGCCTGTTACCTGGAAGCTGTGGGTGGCGGGCAGGTGGCGCTGCTCCCAGAGGCTGAGGGAGCGCTGCAGCTCCTGCGAGGGGCTCAGGGGCAGCGCgtgggcctgggccaggctgctcagcagggccaggctggcgGAGAGGCTGGTCAGGTAGTAGCCGCCTGGGACACAAGGGCAGAAGGCAGCTTGGGCTTCTTCTTGGCAGCTTGGGGAcccactccccctccccttccatgCTTATCAGGGCCCGATGCCAAGCGGCcaagccccccagcccccacccagacAGGGAGGTGGTGTGTGGGGGTCCCTCACCCTCTCCAGTGAGCAGGGCCGGCTCCAGCAGCTCTGACATGTACTCGGCCTCCAGCAGCAGCTCGGGAAGGTCACACTGGGCCAAGACAAGGCTCAGCAGCGGCAGGAACTCGTCAGCCCCTGCGCCCTCCCCTGTGGGGACATGGTGAGGCGGAAGCTTCAGGCTCCTCTGGAGCCCCAGGGCCAGGGTGCAATCCTCAATCCTTGTCTCAGCGACCTGTCCCCTCTGCCCGCCGGGCCCCGGGCAATGTGATCTCTACAGTAAACTCGTGGAGGGGCCtgtgctctgctctctgggcctctgtttacCATTTGTGCGATGGGAGGGTGGGCTTGTCCTCCCAGGCTGTGCTGTTCAGGGCTCTGGGAACCCCTCCCTGGGGGCCTGGTGCTGGCTcagcgggggcggggcagggggaggggctggaggggacgGCATACCCTCCTGGGCCCTCAGGGCGGAGTAGAGCAGCTTGCAGGCCTGCAGGAGCCGCTTGACCTGGGCGCTGGGGGAGTAGGCGCGgagcagctgcagcagcttcTGGCGCACCTGCTCTGTCTCCGCAGGGGAGGGCAGGCTCAGGTGGGATCCGAAGGCTCCCGGGCCCTGGGCCCGGGCCAGGCAGAGGCCCTTGGTCAGGCGGCCCAGGGAGCCGTCCGAGGAAAGCCGGCGCTGCAGACGCGCTGCCAGGATGGGCCGGAGGGGCTTGAGCACAGAGCGGTGCAGCGACTTCTCCAGCACGTGTTCTGTAGAGGAGCGGCAGGCAGGGgtcagggtgcagggtgggggtgggggacagagcccaggggagaagggagaaggggcagagccaggaggagaggccgagaggcaggggaggctgggtgaGACAGGAGCACGGGGAACAGAGGCAGGGCGTGGAATTCACTCCAACGGAGGTGAGATAGGGCGGGTTTGTAACAGTGACACAATCAGAGAGGCCGGACCGGTGGAGgggatgggagggaaggggagaagaggttAGGTTGGAGGCAGGGGCTGAGCCGGCTGGGGCCTCACCCAGCCTCTCGGGCGGCAGCAGCTTCTCAGGGCCCAGCTCCGCACTCAGCATGGCCCGGGCCCGGCTCAGCACCTGGCGGATGCCCTGCAGCTCCCAGGACTCGGGCCCCGCCCGCACCTGGGTCAGTAGGTCCTGCACCAGCTGGCCCACGGCCGTGCGACGGTCCCGCAGCAGCGCCCCGGCTGCCCGGCCCACCTGCCGCTCCGGCGCCAGCAGGGAGCAGAAGGCAGCGCTCATGGACCGAAGCAGTGGCCGCCGGCGGCTCAGGCGGGGTGAGGTTACAGGGCTCCCCCAGGACCCTGACGCCCCCTCCTCCTCAGAGCTGCTGGGGGAGCCACAGTCCACCtcctggagggagggcaggggtgggagcccCGGGCCACCACCCCCTGGCACGCGGTACCCCACCGAGCTCTCCCTCCGCAGCAGCTGGCGAGGGGGTGGCCTTTCTGTCTGGCTGGGGGCTGCCCCTGGCAGCACTGGGACCGGGGGAGGCGGCACGGCGGGTGGGGACAGCGGGCTGGAGGTCTCTGTGGACACACGCACTTTGAGGCTCCTCTTGAATTTCTCCCGCTTGGTGGGGCCCAGGTCCCCTGGGAACAGGGGGTTGAAGAAGCACAGGGCAGCTCCAGTGCCCTGGTCCAGCTCTTGAGGGGACCGGGCCTTCAGCCGGGGCAGCAGTGGGCCTTCGGACGGGCCCTGCTGAGCCTTGGTGTTGAGGGAGGAGCTCCAGAACTCTGGGGAAGAGAAAACAGCCGGCCTCAGGGACTGGTCAGGGTAGGGGCTCAACCCAGGACAGGCACAGGCTTCGGGCTGGGTGCCCTGCACCTTCCCGTCCTCTCTTGGCCTCAGCCTGTCTGTCTGAGCAGCGGGTGGCGGGAGAGCCCTTACCAACGCCCAGATGGGAGATGGCCTCCAGCTCCTTGTGGGTGGCCGCCCGGTGGATGGCGCAGGGGAgctggagtgggaggaggaggatgtccCTGAGGCCAGAGGGGGAGCAGAAAGTCAGGAGTGAGGGGCATTGGGGCCCCAGaggcagggaggacaggcagCGAGGCCCTGTGGACAGCGGGTGCCTGTGGGCAGACTCACCGGGTGTGGCAATAGGCACAGATGAGCTGGACAAGGTCCGGGAACACGAGCTCGGAGCCCTCCAAGGAGACGCCTTTGAGAGGTGGGAAGTGAGGTAGCGGCTCTCTGGGGACTCCCCCCTGCTTCCAGCCCCTTCCCGCCAGGCCAGCCCCTCTCACCGCCAGGGCTCTCCAGGATGTAGTGGCTGGAGACGAAGGAGGGGCCGCTGGCCTCGGGCAGACGCacgcacagggcctggcactggCGGGTGTTCGACTTCCTCACCAGGAATGTCTGCAAGGGGCCGGACGGGTCGGGAGGCTCAGGACCTCTGTGTCCaacccctctccctcccacccttggCTGGCCAGTCCCCGGGGGAGGGGGCAGACTCACCCCCGGGGGCTCCGTCCTCAGCACGTGCAGTGCGGCCGCCGCGTTGGCCCGCAGCTGCAGCCACACCGGCCGGGTGAGCAGCAGGCGCTCCCGCAGGCTCACGGCGCGCCCTGGCCGCTGGGGCCCGTCTGCCTGCCCCCTGCTGGCATCGGGCACGTCGTACAGCGGGTCCTGGGCTGGCCTGGGTGTGGACACCCGGCGCTGAGCAGTGGGCTGGGACCCCTGCCCACTCCTCCCCGTCCCGGGCTGCCCACTCCGAGCGGGGATAGACCCTCCGAGCAGCTCCTGCCGCCCTCCCAACTTCACTAACTTTTCTCTCTCCAGGTGCTCAGGAGCCACGCTGGACCTGCTCA
It includes:
- the RIN1 gene encoding ras and Rab interactor 1, with the translated sequence MEIPGEPGAGPRGALSRSSVAPEHLEREKPAQDPLYDVPDASRGQADGPQRPGRAVSLRERLLLTRPVWLQLRANAAAALHVLRTEPPGTFLVRKSNTRQCQALCVRLPEASGPSFVSSHYILESPGGVSLEGSELVFPDLVQLICAYCHTRDILLLPLQLPCAIHRAATHKELEAISHLGVEFWSSSLNTKAQQGPSEGPLLPRLKARSPQELDQGTGAALCFFNPLFPGDLGPTKREKFKRSLKVRVSTETSSPLSPPAVPPPPVPVLPGAAPSQTERPPPRQLLRRESSVGYRVPGGGGPGLPPLPSLQEVDCGSPSSSEEEGASGSWGSPVTSPRLSRRRPLLRSMSAAFCSLLAPERQVGRAAGALLRDRRTAVGQLVQDLLTQVRAGPESWELQGIRQVLSRARAMLSAELGPEKLLPPERLEHVLEKSLHRSVLKPLRPILAARLQRRLSSDGSLGRLTKGLCLARAQGPGAFGSHLSLPSPAETEQVRQKLLQLLRAYSPSAQVKRLLQACKLLYSALRAQEGEGAGADEFLPLLSLVLAQCDLPELLLEAEYMSELLEPALLTGEGGYYLTSLSASLALLSSLAQAHALPLSPSQELQRSLSLWEQRHLPATHSFQHLLRVAHQDPSTGCTSKTLAVPPGASIATLNQLCATKFRVTQPDTFGLFLYKEQGYHRLPPGALAHRLPATGYLVYRPAEWPDTQGTAPEEGSGQPEAGGREEEKGGLEVGDVGVKASPRGRVGASETTAEGHEDQARGSPAQPGQPEAEGSQAAAE